The segment GGTCTCGATATATGGTTTCCCTGCATTTACTGCATCATAAAGTGCTTTTGCAGATTTTACACTGCATATCGCAACACCAACATCAGTAGGCACACAGCCAAAAGAGACCTTCCTTCCTGTCACATTATAGGTGAACAGGTCAAGGATCTTCTTACCATAGATGTGTTCCTGTGATACGACCACAATGTCAGATGACATGTCCTTGAAGTAGTAGTTGATCTTCCTCTTTCCGACCAATGGAGCAACAGTAATGGGCTTTCCATCATAGTTCAATCCGTCAAAAGCATTGATGGATTCAAGGTCATCGTTCCTCAGTACGATAGCACCTTTTGAAGCACCTGAAGCCCTCATCAGTAACTTTAATGCATCAAGCATCTGTGATGAATACTGGGAAGGCGTGTCGTAGTGCCCGCCGATCCACTCGGATGAAGTGGCATTCACCAGGACGACATCTATCTTTTTGCCTTCCGGCTTCAGGACCATATGTGTCGGGAAGCCATAATGCTCAACGATGCCCGCATCCTTTATGAAATCTGCAAGCTCGGAGTCCTGAACATCCTTTGGATTGAAATCAACACATTCTGGTTCTTCAGATAGCTGAATTATAACGCTGTTGACCTTGTTTCCGTTGGGGTGGGGTGCTTCCTCAATGGAAATAACTTCCCCGGATACACTTGAATGAACAGATGCGGAATTGTATACCCCGCATTCGCCTATCTTCTGCCCTTCACAGACCATGTCCCCTTTCTTCACAAGCGGATCACATGCAGTGCCGTCATGTTGCTTTAAGGGAATAATGACCTTTTCAGGCATCTTTTTCATTATATTGACCTTTGTCACAAACACCAACTCCTTAGAAAGCAGGCTCCCTCTCAACTTCAGGAGGTTTTCCCCCAGGTATGGTCACTTCGATCGTCCTTCCTGTGAAATCGGTTGGCGGATCAGTCTGCGCTGGATCGGATTCATAGCCAACGAGTTCCCAGTCTATCGCAGTTGCAGTTGAACCGTGGCAATCAGCACACCCTAATGGATCTGCCATTCCAACCTCTGAACCTGCGATATTGTGGCTCAGCCTGTAGTGAAGATCAACTGTCCTGAGAACAGCATTTGGATAATCAGCTTCACCATCACCATTTCCATCATAGCTTCTCATTTCATCCACAGTAACAGTACCGTCCTGATCTGCATCAGCGGCTTTCACATATGCCACAGGTATCGCATCACCAGATTCTTTGCTGGTATCCGGTGCTTCTGTGACCTCAGGGTTTACCCCTTCGTCCCACCAGATGCCTGTAACAACATTGAAAGGTGCAAGTTTCACATCTGCATCATCCTTCTCATCAGGGATCCTCAGTTCATCTTCTCCAACACCATTGGACCATGCGATCACGGGAACGATCGTATCCATC is part of the Methanococcoides methylutens MM1 genome and harbors:
- the rnfC gene encoding Rnf electron transport complex subunit RnfC — protein: MTKVNIMKKMPEKVIIPLKQHDGTACDPLVKKGDMVCEGQKIGECGVYNSASVHSSVSGEVISIEEAPHPNGNKVNSVIIQLSEEPECVDFNPKDVQDSELADFIKDAGIVEHYGFPTHMVLKPEGKKIDVVLVNATSSEWIGGHYDTPSQYSSQMLDALKLLMRASGASKGAIVLRNDDLESINAFDGLNYDGKPITVAPLVGKRKINYYFKDMSSDIVVVSQEHIYGKKILDLFTYNVTGRKVSFGCVPTDVGVAICSVKSAKALYDAVNAGKPYIETVVSVSGKVNNPQKILVKIGTTFKDVIEECGGYIGEPGKLIANGSITGVAQYTDEVPVSKTTTSIYVQSADEVVRGESVDCTHCARCVDVCPVNLIPSRIAAMSDQGRFDECRQMHIMNCVECGRCAAVCPSKIHVLQLIKYAKNSIEKAYEDLAPKESPANLKLGCGCSGGE